The genome window CAGCTCCCCCAGCTCCCCCAACTCCCCCAACCTGTCAGGAAAAATAGATAAGAAGCGCCCGAATTGTAACCGCAATCGTGTATAAACAACATGGGGTTTCATCGACACTAATAACTTGTAACCGCTAACGCAATGTTCTTATTACTGACGCGAGTTCTACTTTGGATACTGGTTGGCTACATAATCTACTACGTTCTGATTGAGTGGCTAACAGACAAGTGGCGAGCCATTATCGGAACGATCGTCATTTGGGCAGTCTTGACCCTAGGATTTTACGATCCCACCTTCACGGGGCTTTCGCTCCTGTGGGGGATTATGTCCTTCTTTGTCAAGCCCTTGGGATTGTCAATGCTGCTGGTTTTCATCGGTTTGCAACATATTCCCGATGAGAAAAAACGACTTTTTGGACGCAGATTAATTATTAGCGCGCTGGTTATTCTCTTGATTACCAGCAACCCTTTTATTTCCTATAAACTCGCGCAGCGACTCGAATTCGAGTGGATTCGCCTCGATCAAGTTCGCAAAGAAATTTCTCCCACCGTGAAAAAGAATGCCGCCGCGATCGTTTTGATTGGGGAAGGAAAAACTAAAATTGATTTGCGCAACCGCGATCGCGTCGAACTCTCGGAAGGAAGCGGTCGCGTTCTCTATGCCGCCAATCTCTACCGCAAGCAAAAACGTCAAGCGTTCGCCCCTTTAGTTATTGTTGTCGCTGGAGAAGAACCCAATATCTATAGTGCAGAAGCCGTGGAAGGCTCGACCGTCAACCAACCCGCGATTACCGAAGCACAATCTATTGCCATACTTTTGGAGCGTTTGGGGGTATCGAGCGGCGATATCATCCTTGAAACCGAAGGGGTTAACGTAAGAACGATTGCTTTAACCGTTGAGGATATTTTGAAAGATGTCAATATCAAAGACAAAGCAACGATTGTCATCAACTCTGCCCTGCAAATGCGGCGAACGGCATTGAGTTTTATGAATTTAGGGATTAATGTCATCTCTAAACCCACAGATTTTTATACCTTTCAACCGCCAACTGCAATTGTGACAACCCAAGTCGCGCCTTTAGATCTAGTTCCTTCTGCTGAAGCACTTGCCCTGTCGAGTCGAGTCATTGAAGAATATTTGGGCTTAGTGTTCTATTTCTTGCGCGGTTGGTTATCTCCCATCATCTTGTAAAAACCCCTAACTGATAACTAATGACTGAACTGACCGATCCTCGCGTACTGTGTTTAGGTGAAATTCTCTTTGATTGCCTTGCAGACCAAATGGGGCAACCCCTCGAAGCCGTTGAATCCTGGACTCCTTATCCCGGCGGCGCGCCGGCAAATGTTGCCTGTGCGTTAGTGAAGTTGGGAACCCCTGCCGCTTTTATTGGTTCTGTCGGACAAGATAAGGAAGGGCAAGAACTTTGCGCCTTACTCCAATCCATTGGGGTCGATACAACGGGCATTCAGCATCATCCCACCGCCCCCACGCGACAAGTTTACGTGTTGCGTTCGGAGTCGGGCGATCGCGAATTTGCGGGATTTGGCGATCGCGCGCCGGATAGTTTTGCCGATGCGGATCTGCAAGCAGGGGAACTCCCCATCGAACTGTTCCAAAAAGCGGATTTTTTGGTCTTGGGAACCCTAGAACTGGCATACGAACCCTCCCGCGCCGCAACGCTTCGCGCCCTCTCTCTAGCAGAACAGTATGGGGTTAAAGTCGTGTTGGATGTGAACTGGCGACCCATGTTTTGGCGCGATACCCAGGAAGCCAAACCTTTAATCGAAGAACTTTGGTCGGCGGTGGATTTCCTCAAACTGTCTAATGAAGAAGCGCAAATGTTTTTCGGGACGGAAGATGCTGGCGCGATCGCGCACCGAATTGGCTCAGTAGAGGGCGTTCTCGTGACCGCAGGCGGCGAAAAACCCATTAGTTATTGTTTGAGCGATACAGAGGGAAAAGTGCCTCCTGTCGCTGTAGCGGTACAAGATACGACAGGTGCCGGAGATGCCTTCCTTGCCGGATTTTTACATCAATTGTGTCAGCAGGGGATTGCCAAGCTAGGTCAACGGTCAACAGCAAAGCAAATTGTTACCTACGCCTCTGCGGTTGGCGGATTGACGACAATGAAACCGGGCGCGATCGCGGCGCAACCCAGCGCAGCACAAGTGGAAGCCTTCATCAGTCAACAGTAATCAGCGCCTGACGGCGAGGGAATAGGGAACAGGGAACAGGGAACAGGGAACAGGGAACAGCGCCTGACGGCGAGGCAGAGGGCAGGTGGCAGCGGTGCGACCCCGCGCCGCCGACAAGGCGCAAGGGAACGCGCGAGTAGCAAACGTCCGGCACAAGCATTTGAGGAGACCTCAAATGACGCGGACTTGGGAACGCGCACCAAGACAGACGGCAGAAGGGACAAGCCTACGCTGACAAAGAAAGCGAGAAACTTGGCTTTTGAGATAGTACATAAAGACTATTTTTTCAGTTATCAATCATCTCCGTGTCTCCCGGTCACTGAGCGTGTCGAAGTGCCGTATCATCCAAAAGCTCCTCCCGCTTCCCCAGCTTCCCCAGCCTCCCCAGCTTCCCCATCACCTCATCAACCCCTCTCCGCGTCATTAAAGCCCCGGCTGCAATAAAGAACAAACACGCTAAAAATTCCCGCACCCACGAGATATTTAAAGACATCGGGAACCAATGGACTGGGAGAGAAAAACCCTTCAATAATTCCCGCAATAATCAACATAACCACAACCCCAAACATCAATTGAGCGGCTTGGGAGCCATAAAATTTTAGAGCATCCTTGCGGCGATATTGACCGGGAATCAGGATTGCTCTGGCGATGAGCAACCCCCCACCGCCAGCGAAAAAGATAGCGGGTAATTCGAGGGAACCGTGGGGGAGGACAAACGCCCAAAAGGGATAGGCTAGACCATTTTGACCGACGAGGGTCGCGATCGCGCCAATCAATACGCCATTGTAAAAAAGAATATAGATGGTATAAATTCCTCCCGTGATTCCCCCAGCAACAGCCCCAAAAGAAACCCTCAGATTATTGGTCATAATGCTACTGGAGGCGAGGGGTTCCATCCCGACAATCGAACCCATCCACAACTCGCCGCGATCGCGCACCTTTACGATCAACTCCTCCGGAACCACCAGAGACATAAAAACCGGATCTTGCCAAGCGTACCACCAGGCAATCAATGTACCTGCTAAAAATAGTCCCGCCGCGATCGCGATATAGCCCCAAGTTCGCTGCACCAACGCCGGAAATCCCCAAGCCACAAACTCCCGAACCGCTTGCCATTCCTGGCGGCGAAACCCTTGGTACACTTGATTATAGCTGCGGGAAGTAAGCCGTTGTAAATCCCCCTCGATCGTTTTCCCTACCCGATTCGTCCGCGCCCGCGCCAAGTCCGCCGAAACCGAACGATATAAACTCGCTAACTCCCGAATTTGCTTTGCTCCTAGCGATCGCAATCCCCGTCTTTCCACCTGCTGCAACAGCCCATCCAACCGCTTCCAATTCGGTTCTCGCCGTGCAATCCATCGTTTAATATTCATAAAAAAACCCGTTCTCCCGATCGATATAGCTTAAGATATCCTTACTCAAAAATCCGATCCTATTATGTCCAAGCAACCGCTCTCCAACGAGCCAGTTTATCCCCTTAGTATTGGTAATATTATCAGTGCTAGTTTGCGCATCTATCGCGACCATTTTAAACTCTATTTTTCCTTAGCTTTTAAAGCCTATTTATGGATCTTTGTTCCTGTTTATGGGTGGGCGAAATGGTCTGCCCTCAATGCTCTCATTGCACGCTTGGCTTTTGGTGAAGTTCGAGAACAACCCGAAACGGTTAGCGAAGCTCAAAATTCTGTCGATCCCAAGATGTGGAATATTTTTCTTGCTGGGATTTTGGTGAATTTAATTTTTGGCGGTTTTTTCATCCTGGGAATTATTATTTTTGCCATCTTTTTTGCTGTCCTTGCAGGAATTATTGCCGGTTTTGGAACAGCACTCGGTTCAGCTTCTTCTCAGGGAGGAATTATTGCAATTGTAGCCCTCTCTCTTTTTGGCATCCTAGTATTTA of Lusitaniella coriacea LEGE 07157 contains these proteins:
- a CDS encoding YdcF family protein, which gives rise to MFLLLTRVLLWILVGYIIYYVLIEWLTDKWRAIIGTIVIWAVLTLGFYDPTFTGLSLLWGIMSFFVKPLGLSMLLVFIGLQHIPDEKKRLFGRRLIISALVILLITSNPFISYKLAQRLEFEWIRLDQVRKEISPTVKKNAAAIVLIGEGKTKIDLRNRDRVELSEGSGRVLYAANLYRKQKRQAFAPLVIVVAGEEPNIYSAEAVEGSTVNQPAITEAQSIAILLERLGVSSGDIILETEGVNVRTIALTVEDILKDVNIKDKATIVINSALQMRRTALSFMNLGINVISKPTDFYTFQPPTAIVTTQVAPLDLVPSAEALALSSRVIEEYLGLVFYFLRGWLSPIIL
- a CDS encoding carbohydrate kinase family protein → MTDPRVLCLGEILFDCLADQMGQPLEAVESWTPYPGGAPANVACALVKLGTPAAFIGSVGQDKEGQELCALLQSIGVDTTGIQHHPTAPTRQVYVLRSESGDREFAGFGDRAPDSFADADLQAGELPIELFQKADFLVLGTLELAYEPSRAATLRALSLAEQYGVKVVLDVNWRPMFWRDTQEAKPLIEELWSAVDFLKLSNEEAQMFFGTEDAGAIAHRIGSVEGVLVTAGGEKPISYCLSDTEGKVPPVAVAVQDTTGAGDAFLAGFLHQLCQQGIAKLGQRSTAKQIVTYASAVGGLTTMKPGAIAAQPSAAQVEAFISQQ
- a CDS encoding stage II sporulation protein M, which translates into the protein MNIKRWIARREPNWKRLDGLLQQVERRGLRSLGAKQIRELASLYRSVSADLARARTNRVGKTIEGDLQRLTSRSYNQVYQGFRRQEWQAVREFVAWGFPALVQRTWGYIAIAAGLFLAGTLIAWWYAWQDPVFMSLVVPEELIVKVRDRGELWMGSIVGMEPLASSSIMTNNLRVSFGAVAGGITGGIYTIYILFYNGVLIGAIATLVGQNGLAYPFWAFVLPHGSLELPAIFFAGGGGLLIARAILIPGQYRRKDALKFYGSQAAQLMFGVVVMLIIAGIIEGFFSPSPLVPDVFKYLVGAGIFSVFVLYCSRGFNDAERG
- a CDS encoding DUF975 domain-containing protein → MSKQPLSNEPVYPLSIGNIISASLRIYRDHFKLYFSLAFKAYLWIFVPVYGWAKWSALNALIARLAFGEVREQPETVSEAQNSVDPKMWNIFLAGILVNLIFGGFFILGIIIFAIFFAVLAGIIAGFGTALGSASSQGGIIAIVALSLFGILVFIGFMFGYLWLYTHLSIFELPIVIEENVDSTSSISRSWKLTEGFVTRLQLLFFVAFLVTLPISIFVQVISSASQAILMAIFQDSPTAFLLPYYLVVIIISVLSGSLVIPFWQSIKAVIYYDLRSRKEGLGLQIRDSL